One stretch of Cedecea neteri DNA includes these proteins:
- a CDS encoding anaerobic C4-dicarboxylate transporter produces MIVIELIIVLAAIFLGARLGGIGIGYAGGLGVLVLAAMGVKPGSIPFDVISIIMAVIAAISAMQIAGGLDYLVNQTEKLLRKNPKYITILAPIVTWFLTIFAGTGNISLATLPVIAEVAKEQGIKPCRPLSTAVVSAQIAITASPISAAVVYMSSVMEGHGVSYIQLLSVVIPSTLLAVLVMSFLVSILFDSKLSNDPVYLKRLEEGLIELRGDKQIEIKPRAKTSVFLFLLGVVGVVIYAIVNSPSLGLVATPLMNTTNAILIIMLSVATLTTVICGVETESILNSSTFKAGMSACICILGVAWLGDTFVSANIDWIKETAGSVIQGHPWLLAVIFFFASALLYSQAATAKALMPMALALSVSPLTAVASFAAVSGLFILPTYPTLVAAVQMDDTGTTRIGKFVFNHPFFIPGTMGVVLAVCFGFVFGTILL; encoded by the coding sequence ATGATAGTCATCGAGCTCATCATCGTGTTAGCAGCGATTTTTCTGGGGGCAAGGCTTGGCGGGATAGGCATTGGCTATGCGGGAGGGCTGGGGGTTTTAGTTCTCGCCGCGATGGGCGTAAAACCCGGCAGCATCCCCTTCGACGTTATTTCCATCATTATGGCGGTGATCGCGGCTATCTCAGCGATGCAAATTGCGGGCGGCCTGGATTACCTCGTCAATCAAACTGAAAAACTATTACGCAAAAACCCTAAATACATCACGATTCTTGCCCCGATTGTGACCTGGTTTTTGACCATCTTTGCCGGTACCGGCAACATCTCGCTGGCCACGCTGCCGGTGATTGCCGAAGTCGCCAAGGAACAGGGCATCAAACCCTGCCGTCCGCTCTCAACGGCGGTGGTTTCGGCCCAGATAGCCATTACCGCCTCGCCGATTTCCGCCGCGGTGGTTTACATGTCGTCGGTGATGGAAGGCCATGGCGTCAGCTACATCCAGCTGCTGTCGGTGGTTATCCCTTCCACGCTGCTGGCGGTGCTGGTGATGTCGTTCCTGGTGTCTATCCTGTTTGACTCAAAGCTGTCCAATGACCCGGTTTACCTCAAACGCCTGGAAGAAGGCCTGATTGAGCTGCGCGGCGACAAGCAAATCGAGATTAAGCCTCGCGCCAAAACCTCCGTCTTCCTCTTCCTGCTCGGCGTGGTTGGCGTGGTTATCTATGCCATCGTCAACAGCCCAAGCCTTGGCCTCGTCGCTACGCCGCTGATGAATACCACCAATGCGATCCTGATTATTATGCTGTCGGTTGCTACCCTGACCACCGTTATCTGCGGTGTAGAAACGGAAAGCATTCTCAACTCCAGTACCTTCAAGGCCGGCATGAGCGCCTGTATTTGTATTCTCGGCGTAGCCTGGCTGGGCGATACCTTTGTTTCCGCAAACATTGACTGGATCAAAGAGACCGCAGGCAGCGTGATTCAGGGCCACCCATGGCTGCTGGCGGTAATTTTCTTCTTTGCTTCGGCGCTGCTTTACTCCCAGGCCGCAACGGCTAAAGCGCTGATGCCGATGGCGCTGGCTCTGAGCGTTTCGCCGTTAACCGCCGTCGCTTCTTTTGCCGCCGTCTCTGGCCTGTTTATTCTGCCAACCTACCCGACTCTGGTCGCTGCGGTACAGATGGACGATACCGGCACCACGCGTATCGGTAAATTTGTCTTCAACCATCCGTTCTTTATTCCCGGCACAATGGGCGTAGTGCTGGCGGTCTGCTTTGGCTTCGTGTTCGGCACCATCCTGCTGTAA
- the asr gene encoding acid resistance repetitive basic protein Asr: protein MKKVLALVVAAAMGLSSAAFAADTTATAPAAAPATTAAAPAAKVPAAKVTHHKKHKKAAVQKAQAAKKHHKKAAKPATEQKAQAAKKHHKKAVKPAAAQKAQAAKKHHKKAVKPVAQKAQAAKKHVKKHHKAAAKPAVQPAA from the coding sequence ATGAAAAAAGTATTAGCTCTGGTTGTTGCCGCTGCTATGGGTCTGTCTTCCGCTGCTTTCGCTGCTGACACTACCGCTACCGCACCAGCCGCTGCTCCGGCAACCACCGCCGCTGCACCTGCTGCTAAAGTTCCAGCGGCAAAAGTAACGCACCATAAGAAACACAAAAAAGCTGCCGTTCAGAAAGCTCAGGCCGCTAAAAAGCATCATAAAAAAGCCGCTAAGCCAGCGACCGAGCAGAAAGCTCAGGCTGCCAAAAAGCACCACAAAAAAGCAGTAAAACCTGCGGCAGCACAGAAGGCTCAGGCGGCTAAAAAGCATCATAAAAAAGCAGTAAAACCTGTTGCTCAGAAAGCGCAGGCTGCTAAGAAACACGTGAAAAAACACCATAAAGCTGCAGCAAAACCAGCTGTTCAGCCAGCAGCATAA
- a CDS encoding protein-disulfide reductase DsbD: MALRIITLVLLLCSSQAFAGLFDAQNKTQFVPVDQAFAFDFQQSDRQLTLNWQIKPGYYLYRQQIKVVPTSADIAPLAIPKGTWHEDEFYGKTEIFTQQLNLPITINSAGKGSAISVTYQGCAEAGFCYPPETRVVPLSAVAPLDQPDSAVDSPLSPEGERAGVRGADDSAPASLPFSALWAFLIGIGIAFTPCVLPMYPLISGIVLGGKQRLSTARALLLAFVYVQGMALTYTALGLVVAAAGLQFQAALQHPYVLIGLSVLFILLAASMFGLFTLQLPSSLQTRLTLMSNRQQGGSAGGVFAMGALAGLICSPCTTAPLSAILLYIAQSGNMWLGGGTLYLYALGMGLPLILITVFGNRLLPKSGPWMESVKTAFGFVILALPVFLLERVLGDTWGLRLWSLLGVAFFGWAFITSLGAKKSWLRVLQIILLGAALVAARPLQDWAFGSPASAQAVPHLSFSKIANVEQLDAALANAKGKPVMLDLYADWCVACKEFEKYTFSDPQVQKALSDTVLLQADVTANNADDKALLKHLQVLGLPTILFFDTHGLEQPAARVTGFMDASAFSEHLRNRSQ; the protein is encoded by the coding sequence ATGGCTCTACGCATCATTACGCTAGTCCTGCTGCTTTGCAGTTCGCAGGCCTTCGCCGGGCTGTTTGACGCCCAGAATAAAACCCAGTTTGTCCCGGTCGACCAGGCCTTCGCCTTCGACTTTCAGCAGTCCGATCGCCAGTTAACCCTCAACTGGCAAATAAAACCCGGCTACTACCTTTACCGCCAGCAGATAAAAGTGGTGCCCACCAGCGCGGACATTGCGCCTCTGGCTATTCCCAAAGGCACCTGGCACGAGGATGAGTTCTACGGCAAAACCGAGATCTTCACCCAGCAGCTGAATCTGCCGATTACGATTAACTCCGCCGGTAAAGGCTCGGCCATCAGCGTCACCTACCAGGGCTGCGCCGAAGCCGGGTTCTGCTACCCGCCGGAAACGCGCGTTGTGCCGCTGAGTGCAGTCGCTCCTCTGGATCAACCCGACTCTGCAGTTGATTCCCCCCTCTCTCCTGAAGGGGAGAGGGCCGGGGTGAGGGGCGCAGACGACTCCGCCCCCGCATCGCTCCCCTTCTCTGCGCTGTGGGCCTTTCTGATCGGCATTGGCATCGCCTTCACGCCCTGCGTGCTGCCGATGTACCCGCTGATCTCCGGCATAGTGCTGGGCGGTAAACAACGCCTGTCCACCGCCAGAGCGCTGCTGCTGGCCTTTGTTTACGTCCAGGGCATGGCGCTGACCTACACCGCTCTCGGTCTGGTCGTTGCCGCCGCCGGGCTTCAGTTCCAGGCCGCGCTACAGCATCCCTACGTGCTGATTGGCCTGTCGGTGCTTTTTATCCTGCTCGCCGCATCGATGTTCGGTCTGTTCACGCTGCAGCTGCCGTCGTCGCTGCAAACGCGCCTGACGCTGATGAGCAACCGTCAGCAAGGTGGCTCAGCGGGCGGCGTCTTTGCTATGGGCGCGCTGGCCGGGCTTATCTGCTCGCCGTGCACCACTGCGCCGCTGAGCGCTATCCTGCTGTACATCGCGCAAAGCGGAAATATGTGGCTCGGCGGCGGCACGCTTTACCTTTACGCGCTGGGCATGGGCCTGCCGCTGATCCTGATCACAGTCTTCGGCAACCGCCTGCTGCCGAAAAGCGGGCCGTGGATGGAAAGCGTCAAAACCGCCTTTGGTTTTGTAATTCTGGCGCTGCCGGTATTCCTGCTGGAACGCGTACTCGGCGACACCTGGGGGCTAAGGCTGTGGAGCCTGCTGGGCGTAGCCTTCTTCGGCTGGGCGTTTATCACCAGCCTCGGGGCGAAGAAATCCTGGCTGCGCGTGCTGCAAATCATCCTGCTGGGTGCCGCGCTGGTCGCCGCTCGCCCGCTGCAGGACTGGGCTTTTGGCTCTCCGGCATCCGCTCAGGCAGTCCCTCACCTCAGCTTTAGCAAAATAGCTAACGTTGAGCAGCTCGACGCCGCGCTGGCCAACGCGAAAGGCAAACCGGTGATGCTCGATTTGTACGCCGACTGGTGCGTGGCGTGTAAAGAGTTCGAGAAATACACCTTTAGCGATCCGCAGGTGCAAAAAGCGCTGTCTGATACCGTTTTACTCCAGGCCGACGTCACGGCAAATAACGCCGATGACAAAGCCCTGTTGAAGCATCTGCAGGTGCTTGGCCTGCCGACCATTTTATTCTTTGATACTCACGGCCTCGAGCAGCCTGCAGCCCGCGTAACGGGCTTTATGGATGCCAGCGCGTTTAGCGAGCATTTGCGCAATCGCAGCCAGTAA
- the aspA gene encoding aspartate ammonia-lyase, whose amino-acid sequence MLNNIRIEEDLLGTREVPADAYYGVHTLRAIENFYISNSKISDIPEFVRGMVMVKKAAAMANKELQTIPKSIANTIIQACDEVLNNGKCMDQFPVDVYQGGAGTSVNMNTNEVLANIGLELMGHQKGEYQFLNPNDHVNKCQSTNDAYPTGFRIAVYTSIIKLIDAINQLGEGFQRKAVEFAEILKMGRTQLQDAVPMTLGQEFHAFNVLLTEETKNLLRTAELLLEVNLGATAIGTRLNTPDGYQQLAVQKLAEVSGLPCVPAEDLIEATSDCGAYVMVHSSLKRLAVKMSKICNDLRLLSSGPRSGLNEINLPELQAGSSIMPAKVNPVVPEVVNQVCFKVIGNDTTVTMASEAGQLQLNVMEPVIGQAMFESIHILTNACYNLLEKCINGITANKEVCESYVYNSIGIVTYLNPFIGHHNGDIVGKICAETGKSVREVVLERGLLTEAELDDIFSVHNLMHPAYKAKRYTDENEQ is encoded by the coding sequence ATGTTAAATAACATTCGTATCGAAGAAGATTTGTTGGGTACCAGGGAAGTGCCAGCGGATGCCTATTATGGTGTTCACACTCTGAGAGCGATTGAAAACTTCTACATTAGCAACAGTAAAATCAGCGACATACCGGAATTTGTACGCGGTATGGTAATGGTGAAAAAAGCGGCGGCAATGGCGAACAAGGAACTGCAAACCATTCCGAAGAGCATCGCGAACACCATCATTCAGGCCTGTGATGAAGTCCTGAACAACGGCAAATGCATGGATCAGTTCCCGGTAGACGTCTACCAGGGCGGCGCCGGTACTTCCGTTAACATGAACACCAACGAAGTGCTCGCCAATATCGGTCTGGAACTGATGGGCCACCAGAAAGGTGAATACCAGTTCCTGAACCCGAACGACCACGTCAACAAATGCCAGTCCACCAACGACGCCTACCCAACCGGCTTCCGTATCGCGGTTTACACCTCGATTATCAAACTGATCGACGCTATCAACCAGCTGGGCGAAGGCTTCCAGCGTAAAGCGGTTGAGTTTGCAGAGATCCTGAAAATGGGCCGTACCCAGCTGCAGGACGCGGTGCCGATGACCCTCGGCCAGGAATTCCACGCGTTTAACGTGCTGCTTACCGAAGAAACCAAAAACCTGCTGCGCACTGCGGAACTGCTGCTTGAAGTTAACCTTGGCGCAACCGCCATCGGTACTCGCCTCAATACCCCGGATGGCTACCAGCAGCTGGCGGTTCAGAAGCTGGCGGAAGTGAGCGGCCTGCCTTGCGTACCGGCAGAAGACCTGATTGAAGCAACTTCCGACTGCGGCGCTTATGTCATGGTGCACAGCTCGTTGAAACGCTTGGCCGTGAAGATGTCGAAAATCTGTAACGACCTGCGCCTGCTCTCTTCCGGCCCGCGTTCCGGCCTGAACGAAATTAACCTGCCGGAATTGCAGGCGGGCTCGTCCATCATGCCGGCCAAAGTGAACCCGGTAGTACCGGAAGTGGTTAACCAGGTCTGCTTCAAAGTTATCGGCAACGACACCACGGTGACCATGGCTTCTGAAGCCGGTCAGCTGCAGCTGAACGTGATGGAGCCGGTGATTGGCCAGGCGATGTTCGAGTCCATCCACATTCTGACCAACGCCTGCTACAACCTGCTGGAAAAATGCATCAACGGCATCACCGCGAATAAAGAAGTGTGTGAGAGCTACGTGTATAACTCCATTGGCATCGTGACTTACCTGAACCCGTTCATTGGCCACCACAACGGCGATATCGTCGGCAAGATCTGTGCGGAAACCGGCAAGAGCGTGCGCGAGGTCGTGCTGGAGCGCGGCCTGCTGACCGAAGCCGAGCTGGACGATATTTTCTCCGTCCATAACCTGATGCACCCGGCTTACAAAGCTAAGCGCTATACCGATGAAAACGAACAATAA
- a CDS encoding transcriptional regulator, producing MQREEVLEHALHVLEREGIASTTLEMVAQEADYPLAEVRQFWPDSEALLYDALRYLSSQVDVWRRQLMLDEEMTPEQKLLKRYHALTECVSNQRYPGCLFIAACTFYPDAAHPIHQLADQQKKAAWEYTHELLTQMEVDDPTMVAHQMELVLEGCLSKLLVKRSQADIDTARTLAEDILRFALCRTGGALT from the coding sequence GTGCAACGCGAAGAAGTTTTAGAGCACGCCCTGCATGTCCTTGAACGTGAAGGCATTGCCAGCACGACGCTGGAGATGGTGGCGCAAGAAGCCGATTACCCGCTCGCTGAGGTTCGACAGTTTTGGCCCGACAGCGAAGCCCTGCTGTACGACGCCCTGCGCTACTTAAGCTCGCAGGTAGACGTCTGGCGGCGCCAGCTGATGCTGGATGAAGAGATGACGCCGGAGCAAAAGCTGCTGAAACGCTACCATGCCCTGACCGAATGCGTGAGTAACCAGCGCTACCCCGGCTGCCTGTTTATTGCCGCCTGCACGTTCTACCCCGACGCCGCGCACCCGATTCATCAGCTTGCAGACCAGCAGAAAAAAGCGGCCTGGGAGTACACTCACGAGCTGCTGACGCAGATGGAAGTGGATGACCCGACGATGGTCGCCCACCAAATGGAGCTGGTGCTGGAAGGCTGCCTGAGTAAGCTATTGGTGAAGCGCAGCCAGGCCGATATCGACACAGCCAGGACCCTTGCGGAAGATATTCTGCGCTTTGCGCTGTGCCGCACCGGCGGGGCATTAACCTGA
- the cutA gene encoding divalent cation tolerance protein CutA, with protein sequence MRFVMSMTQAVVVLCTAPDEASAQDLAAKVLAEKLAACVTLLPGATSLYYWEGKLEQEYEVQMLLKSDVDHQEALLACLKTHHPYQTPELLVLPVAHGNSEYLSWLYASLR encoded by the coding sequence ATGAGGTTTGTGATGTCGATGACTCAGGCTGTCGTTGTACTCTGTACCGCACCGGATGAAGCCAGCGCTCAGGACCTGGCCGCGAAAGTCCTGGCGGAAAAACTTGCCGCCTGCGTTACGCTGCTGCCGGGCGCGACTTCGCTCTATTACTGGGAAGGAAAGCTGGAGCAGGAGTATGAAGTACAAATGCTGCTCAAGAGCGACGTGGATCACCAGGAGGCGCTGCTTGCCTGCCTGAAAACCCATCACCCTTACCAAACGCCAGAGCTGCTGGTTCTGCCAGTTGCACACGGAAACAGTGAATATCTCTCATGGCTCTACGCATCATTACGCTAG